Below is a genomic region from Fischerella sp. PCC 9605.
GCTACCGTCTGCAAATTTCAGAACCACTAACTTACCCATAATTAAAACAGATGGGGGGATAGGGGGATGGGGCGATGGGGAGATAGGGGGACACTAATAATAATTTTCGACTATTGGCCATTGACTATTGACTCTTGACTAAATTACGAAATTTTCTGTCACACAGGCATCATTCAGTGCTACCTTAACGCTAAACTGCTCCCCGGGTTCTCCTCTAAACTGTAACTGAATGTAATTGTCTGCATTTCTGGCTTGGGCTTCTAAAAATTCTGCTCCTGAGCGATCGATAACTATGAGTTTTACTCCTGGTGTCAGGTAATTTTGACTATTAGCTGGGTGCAATTGTACGTGAATGCTCGTTTGTTGGTTAGCTTGAGGGCTGATTTCCACAATTAAAACGACGAGTTGATTGGCAATCTTGATTCCTAAGTCAATCAATTTTCCTCGTCTCACGGTTGGTTCTTGCTGGTTATTGGTATTTTCTTCAATCAAATTGCTACTTCTAAAGGCAAAAGCTGGGGCAAGTTCTGGCTGATTCCACAACGATTCTAGAGTTTGCCAGCCAGTATCAAAGATACCTGCAAACCACTGGCTCAAATTTACTAATTCAGGAGCTGGTGAAGCGATCGCGGTTGGTGCTAAATGTTCAATTAATGCTTCTAGAGGTTGCAGTTGACTTAAAGGCAGTTCTTCATCTGCAACGCTGCGAACAAACCCCAACAGCTTTGCTTCTTGCAGCGATTCATCTACTTGCACAACTACATAACCTATTCGTTCTTCCCAGGTTTCTGGAGGAACATAACAAATTTCTCGATCCAGACTTACAGGACGGCACTCCAAACGCCCAATTCCTGGTAACTCCAAATCGGCGACATCAGCACACAGACGTACAACCGGATTCCAACTGTCACCAGTTCTCAAATCGGTGGCAATATCCATCATTTGCAAGTAGTCATTTACTACCAACACACAAAGCGTATTTAAGCGGACTCGTTCGGCACGTTCAGGAGTAGGCTGCTGATTGGCAAACTGCTGGGCAGTTCTGCGGGCTGCTTGGGTAATGGGCAATGTTAAAGAATACTCGTCTAAGTTCAGTGTCTTGCGTGACATGGATCATTCCCCAATGATGAATGCTGCTATATACTTATCGTTTGCCATAACAACAATTACGCAAAAAATTGTTCTTTGTTGGTGGTTGGTTGTTGGTTGGAACAAACACCAAACAACCAACAACTAACAACAAATTAGAGCCAATTTCCAATTAGTACATAAGCAGACCAAAAACTGGGTGCGTTGTAGTTGGGATGCTTCAGCAATTGTAATTGAGCGCGGCGGAGAGCTTCCGCTTTGGTGATGCTGACATCTTTTAATTCTCGATAAAAAGCACCGATAAACTGGGCTGTGGATTCATCATCAATTTGCCATAAAGAAGCCACGGTACTGCGTGCACCCGCACGTACGGCTGTTCCTGCTAAACCTAGGGCTGCACGTTTGTCTCCTGCTGCTGTTTGACAGGCACTCAATACTAATAGTTGCACTGCTTCCGGTCTGGTTTCATCCCGACCGCGCAGAATATTGTCGAATTCCGTGACGTTAATTGGTCCATCGGCAGCTAAGATAAAAGTTTGATCGGCGCTAGAACTAAACTGACCGTGGGTTGCTAAATGTACCACGTTGAAGGCAGCAGCATTCACTTGATTTTCTAGTGCTTTACTTGTGAATTGCTGATTCAAGAGATTGGTTGTTGGTATTCCAGTTTCGGCGATTAGTTCGATTTCAGTTTTAATCGCCGGCAAAGGTGGAAAGTTGGAATACTGCGGTGGTGGCTCAGTTAATCCAGCGGTTAAAGCGTTGAGTTGCTGTCGCTGTAGCGGTTTAGGGTCGAGGAGTTGCAGACCGACACTCAGGGCAATTGCATATTTTTCAATTAAGAATTGCTTGCCGTCGTAGAGGGAGGACATTGGTACATTACGTAGTACTCCATCCAGAACAAATACCAGGGTGTTTACCCCACTGGCTGACAATTGCGACTCTATCGGTTTAACCAGCCAGTTGTAAACTTGTTGTGACTGTGTCCTTGTAGCTTTGATCGCCGCAGGGTTGACAAGATTTTGACGCAATTCAACGACTGCTTTTTCTACTTCTGCTTGGGAAATCTGGGTGCGATAGTGTCGTAGTGGTTGTTTGGGAATTTTAACAATTAGTTGCAGTTCATTGGGAAGAATGATCGGGTATAAGATGGCAGCGGTAGGATTTTCTTTGTCTACGACTTGGTCTAGCAGCACTCGCTGACCTTGCAAACAAGCTTCTCGGAAGAAGTTATCTAATTCTGCTATTTTTAGTGCTTCAATCCGCTGACGGGCTTTTTCTAGAGTTTTTTCGTCTAGTTGTTTTTGTGTCAGCAGTAATTCGACTGACTGCCGATAAACTGGTTCGACGCTGTCACGAAAGTTGAATCGCACATCTTGATTGACTGCTACTAGATCGCTGCGAAGAGATTCGAGAGTTTGCACAGCTGTATCGTATGCTGCGATCGCTCCTTGTAAGTCTCCTTTTACTTTCAGCAATCTTCCTAATTGCCATTGCCACCGATAAGCAATATCTGGTGCATTACTACTCTGTGCTAATAGTAACGCCTGTTGAGTGAGGTTTTGTGCTTCTGACCATTGTCCAGTTTGCTCGTATAAGCTGCCCAAACTTCCCAAGGCATAAGCTTCTGCTCGTTTGTCACCCAAATTACGGGCTTGTTGCACGGCGGTAGCGAGGATCTGAGCAGGCGTGGGAGTGGGGGAAGAAATTTCTCTATTGCCAATTCCCGATTCCCGATTCCCGATTCCCAATTCCCCATTTCCTAATTTGACGAGGCTTTCTACAAAATTAATCCGCGCATAGATACTGGCACGACTGGGGGGAAGTGGGTCGAGTTGGGATTGAATTTCTGGTAGTAAAGTTTTTGCATCTGCTGATTTTTGCTCCTCAATTAGCAAGCTAAGGAGATTGAGTTGTGCTTGCACTTTCAAAAGAGGTGAGGGAGATGCTTTGACTGTTTGTTGATAAAAATCGATCGCTTGTTGTGTTTCCTGCTGGGCGCGGGCATTGTTACCTAAACTGAAAAGACTCGCAGCAACATTAGCAGGCGATCGCAGGCGCTTTGCTACTTCCAAACTTTCTTGGAGAACAGTGTAGGATGCTGGCAAGTTACCCACCAGCTGCAAAACATCACCAAGTGATCGCAACGTTATTGCTTTTTCTGGTGAGTCGCTTTGCGATCGCAGTTTTTGGTTAATCTGCAAAAGTGTCGCTTCTGCACGACGGTAAAATCCACTTGAAATTAGGGCTTGTGCTTGATTGATCTGCGATCGCACTACGCCGTTTTGGTCATTGGCTTTGGTATAAATATCCATCGTCTGCTGCCAAGTTTGTAATGCTTGTTCTGCCTGTCCTGTTAACAGTTGCAGACGACCCCGAATATCTAGCGTTTGAGCTAAAATCTTATAATTTTGGATTGTTTTTGCTTGGGGAGTTTGTTGTTTAAATCCTTGTAAATTCAAGCTTTGGGTAATTGCTTCTTGAGCTTGTTTCCATTCACCAAGTTGTTGATAAGCTAGTGAGAGATTACTCAAAGCTACAACTTGTTTAAGGGTTTCTCCCTGCTTTTGATACTCTTGCACTGCTTGCTTTAACACCTGCACAGCTTCAGCAAACCGCCCGGCGTCGTACAGCACTTTTCCTTTTTGTAAGGAAGAGGTAGGAGAAGAGGAGCCAGTGCGTTGCGGGGGTTCCCCCCGTTGTAGCACCTGGCGTGGGGAGAGTGGGAGATAGGGAGAGGGGGAGAGAGTGAGGGGAGGAAGTTTTGCTAAAGCTGGTGAAATACTAGTGCATAGTAAAGTAGTCACTAGTGCTAGTGCTAAAAAACGATATATCTTATCTTTTACTTTCATTTGCTTGAAAATTTTCAGAATGGCAAATTTATAACCAGACTATTTAAGATGACTTTCTCCCCATCACCCCATCTCCCCCTCTCCCCCTTTCCCCCTCCTCCCTCAGAAGGGATTGGCAATAATGGAAAAGTACAAACCGTTTTCCTGCCATGAGTCTTTATCCCCAGAAGAAATTGAAACTAAAGGAATACCCCAGTCCAAGCGAGCAGTGAGACGATCTTCGAGTTGGAAACGCAACCCTAATCCTACAGATACCAAAGAATTAGTATCTAGTTCTGCTTCTGAACCGGATCTGCCGGAACGGTTCCAACCGTTGCCAAAATCCACAAAGGGGGTTATCTGTAGAAGACTGTTGCGTTCTGAAAAACGAGCAATGGGAACTCGCACTTCGGCAGAAGCAAATATGCCGTTGTCTGTGAGCAAGGCATCTTGACGATAGCCTCGCACGCTTTCGAGACCTCCAATGCCAATTTGTTCAAATGGGACGAGTGGTCGGTCTGCTAGTTGCACATCACCTCGTAGCAGCAGTAGGGTATCGGGAGCTAATAAGCGCACCCACTGGGCTTGTCCTCTCCACGCAACAAAACGACCATCGGGAGAGCTATCGTTGATGGTGGCATTTAAAGCATCAAGTCCAATACTAAACTGAGAACGCAGGGCGAATACTTGCTGACTGCTACGAGAAGTCCATTCTTGAAAAAAGCGCACTGGTGTGATCCGCGTTTTTCCTTCCTCATCTGCACCCGATCCTGGAAAAGGAAGTTCCCCATCCAAGAAAGTAGCTTCGCTTTCTCGATGACCTGCTGTTATACCTAAAGCAAATTCCTGAGTCGGTGTTTGGATGATGGGTTGGCGTAGTGTTAGTTCGTAGTAATGAGAGTTGGACTGAATATCGAGGACATTAAAGGGTCTTTCAATCACTTTGTTGTCAGAAAGACCAAAGCTAAATGCTACAGTGCCATTGCGGGGGTTGATGGGCAGAGTATACAAAAAATCAAAAGTATTGCTGCCATCTGTATTAGTGTAAATACCGCTAATGCTATCGCCCCACCCCGAAAAATTACCTTCGTTTAGTTGTATTTCTCGACTAAAACTACCAACAGCTGGCGATCGCCCATTATCCAATACCAACTGTAGGTTCAAAGTATCGGCTTCTGTTATCTGCACTTCTAGCACGCTTTGCCCCGGACGCATGCCAGCAGACAGTTCTGCTGATAAGTTTTCAATCAAGGGATTCAGTTGTAATAACTGTAATGCTGCTAGGAGGCGATCGCGATTGAGGGGTGTGTCTGTGGCGATCGCCAGGCGGCTTTGCAGGTAACTAGGCTTGAGTCTGCTAGTACCTGTAATTTTTATCTCTTCCAGTCCCCCCTCAACTACTCTAATTTCTACTACACCGTCCTGTAGTTTTTGCGGTGGGATGTAGGCTCCGGATGTAATGTATCCTTTATTAACATAATAATTAGTAATTTCCGAACGTACTTGGAAGAGTTCAGCAATCGTAATGGGACGTCCGGTAAAGGGTTTAGTAATTTTGGCAAAATCTTCTGGGCTAAAGACGGTGCTGCCTGTAACTTCAAATTTTTTGACAGTGATGGTTTGGGGAATTTCACCGCTTGGGGTTGGTTCTGGAGTGGGAGGTGTTGTTGTAGCAGGAGGTTGAAGTAACTCTTCTGGTGGTGGTAGAGGTTTTGGCGGTGTTGGTTCTGGTAATGGTTGGATTGAAGGTGGCTTGGTATTCTGAGGAGGAAAATTTTGGGCAATTCTTATTTGCTCAGGCACAGGGCTAAAGCTTGGAGTTTCAAAAATCAACTCTGCATGAGCAGGTTTTGTTTGTGTTTGTATAACCTCATCCTTAAAAGAGACGTCTTTTAATTGAAAATTATTGGGGTTTAGAACTGATTGTAGGTTGGATGTTTGCGTTTTTTTAATTACTTCTGCTTTCACTGGTTCAATTGTCGTTGTGCTGCTAATGATAATCAAGCTCAACCAATACAAGTATTTGTAGATTTTTAAGTTGAAGAGAAGAAATTGACCGGATATGGTAAAAGTTTGATGACAACCTTGAGCGGAGAGAATAAAAGCTTGTTTACAAAGAAATATGAAGTCGCGAATTTGTTGGTTCTCAGTCGTCATCCCACATTCCGCAGGTATAGTTTGATTTTTAATTAATTCTTTCTTCATGTATTCTTAAATCTTAATTGGAAAAGGATATATGTTTTTGATGTATTTTGAAATCTTATTGGATAAAGATATCTGTTTTTGATCTTCAAGGAATTTTTTCGGGAGTTAGGGTATAGGTGATTGGGGATTGGGTACTAAGATTTCTTTATTCCTAGTCCCCAGTTCCTAGTCACCAGTCCCCAGTCCCTTTTACGAATTGGATCTGCGATCACACTTTAAGGGCTGAAAGAGCGAAAATTCGTTAACCTAAAATCTTGCACCCTTCTCAACAAGAGCAGAAGCTCTTAATTCACAAGAGCCAGGTTCAACCTAGTAACGAGGATTTGGAGGCTGTTGCATAGGCGTGCAAGACTTCCATGCACCGGGGCGCACAGCAAAGGATGAAAGTCTCTCTTCCAATGCTCAATGTCCCATGCCCAACTTTCAAGACAGCTAATCACGGGAAAACCCCATAACCAAGGATGAAAATGCCTCTTAAGAGTTCCCCGTTAAGCATTCCCCAATCCCCTTTCCCCTATTTTCAAACGAGATGTGAATTACAACCAATTTCCTATCAAGACAAACGGTGCCCAATAATAGGGATGGGAAAAATTCGCATCTTGCAAAAATGCCATTTGGGCTTTTCGCAAAGCTTCCGCTTTACTGGTTCCTGGTTGGCTGAGTTGTTTATAAAACTCTCCCATAAATTTGGCTGTAGATTCGTCTTTGACAGCCCACAGGGTAGCTAAGGTACTGCGGGCGCGGGAATGGACTGCTACTCCTGCCAATCCCAAGACAGCACGATTATCCCCTTTAGCTGTCTGACAGGCGCTGAGAACCAATAATTCTATTGGGCTAGCTTCATCTTCCTCTCTGGATTTGATTAATTCGCCCAATTCCTTGACATTAATCTTTTGATCCCAAGCGAGTATAAAAGTATCATCAGATTGACTACTAAACTGACCGTGAGTAGCCAAATGCAAAATCGAAAAAGGCTTTGATTGGATAGTTTTTCGTAGGTTGGCGCGAGTAAATTTTTCATTTAAAAGTTGTTGACTCTTAACTGCCGAGGCAATTTTTTTGACTTCCAAGTGTACTGCCGGTAAGGCTTTAAAGCCTGGACGGGCTTCACTCAGTCCCGCTGTAATCACTTTCAAATTATCCTGTTTGAGCGATCGCGCTTGCAACAACTGCATTCCTGGTGAAAGAGCGACGCTATATTTCTCTACCAGATACTGTTTGCCATCATGTAAAACAGACATGGGCAGATTTCGCAAGGAACCATCGAGCACAAATGCCAGAGTTTTCACGCCGCTGTTAGCTAACTGAGGTTCCGCTGGACGAATCAGCCATTCATACAGCTGTTGATACAGCCGCAAACGTTCCTCATTGGAGTAAGCGGGATTGAGGGATTGACGCATCTTTTGGATGCTGTTTTCGATGTCAGCTTTGGGTAGAGAAATCTTGTAGCTCGAAAGAGATTTTCCGGGAATAGATACAATTACTTCTAAGCGATCGGGCAAAATAATCGGATAAATCACCGCTGTTGTCTTAGTCGGATCGATCTGTTCAATCAGCTGTGGTTTGGCTTCTAAACAGGCTTCGCGAAAGAAATTATCTAATTCGGCTAATTGCAGGACTTCAATTGTTTCTCGGGCTTGCTTTAAGTTTTCTTGGCTGGGGTTGGATTGTAACAACAGCTCTACAAACTCCCGATAAACGGGTTCTACACTTTCTTGAAAGGAAAATTGCACATCCCGATTAATCGCTACCAAGTCACTACGCAAAGTCTTGAGAGCATCGACTGATAATTTGTATGCTGCGATCGCAGCTTCGGTATCCCCTTGAATTTTGTGGATGCGCCCCATTTGCCAATAAGCTTGGTAGGCAATACTATTAGCGTTAATCTCTTCAGCTATTTGTTGGGCTTGTTGCGTGAGTTTCAACGCTGGGTCTAGTTGCTGTGTTTGCAGATACAATTCTCCTAGCTGAGTTAAAGCATTGGCTTTGGCGCGCATATCTCCCAATGTTTCTGCTTGCTTGACTCCACGAGCCAAAATCCGTGCTGCTTCTTGAGAGCGTGCAGACTCTCTTCCATCCTGTTTCGCCAACCGAGAAAGACTGCGGGCAAAGTTAACAGCTGCATAGACAGATGCGCGAGAGGGGGGAAGGTTGTCTAGTTGAGATTTAATTGGTGCTAATAAAGACTTCGCTTGTTCCCACTGTGAGGTTTCTGCATAAAGACTGAGTTGGTTCAACTGGGCTTCCACTTGCACCCGGGGATTAGTTGCCTTTGCTGCTGCTTGTTGATAGTAATCCAAAGCTGCTTGCGTTTGCTGTAAGTCTCTGGCAGTATTTCCCAAGCTAAAAAGAATACTACTGGTGTCTGCGCTAGATTTGAGGCGATCGCTAATTACCAAACTTTGCTTTAAGACTTCCTGAGATTTTTGTAAATCTCCTACTACCTGTAAAGCCACTCCCAGACTTTGCAACGCTTGTGCTTTTAGTAGGGAATCAGGCTGACTTTGCAGCTTATTATTGACAGTTGTCAACAACTTCTGCGCTCTGCGATAAAATCCTAAAGAGCGCAAAGCTTGGGATTGGTTAATTTGGCTACCTATTTCTCCGACGCGATCGCCAGCTTTGGCGTAGGTGCGTTCTGCTTGTTGCCAAGTTTTCAGAGCGTCTTCTGCTTTTCCTTGTGCAAGTTCCAGATTACCTTGAGTATTGAGAGCCACTGCAAGGATGCCTGTATTTTCCCGATCTTGTTGTAAGAGATTCAGGCTGTTACTAATAGCTTTCTCAGCCTTTTGCCACTCTCCCAATTTTTGATAAGCTAAGGAGACATAGCTCAAACTCCAAGCTTGATTAATGATATCTCCTTGGCGCTGAAAAACAGCAGCCGCCTCTTGCCAAACTTTAGCCGCCTCAGCAAAACGTCCCGCCTCAAGCAGAGTTCTACCTTCATCCAGTCGAGATTTACCATCTTTGACTTGAGATTTGCCGTTATCGGCCACAGCTTTTTCAGTTTTTAACCTCAATCCCAAATCGGTTTGTGCCAGTACAGGAAAATTGCTGATTGGCAGCAAAAATATCATCAGTCCCCAGCAGCTACTGATGTTTACAAATCTCGTCAGATGGCGATATTTACGCATAAAATTTACTATCTTTTTTTTAGTAATAATATCAAGTTCGGTTCATCACTTTATTTTCCCACTGCGATGCTCCGAAGGAGCGGTCTTTGACCATCGCAACTATTAGATAATACCCCAATTATCAATTACCGACATGAGCGGATAGTATAAGTGTCCAAGCGAACATGATATAAGCGACTTTTAAAACCCTTGCAATTTACGCTATTTTCCGCTTCTGCTTTTTGATTTTTGCCTTTTTATTTAATTGGAATTTCAATTACAAATTCTGTTCCTTCTCCTACTTTTGAAAAACAGCTAAGCTTACCTTTGTGCTGTTTTTCCACAATCTGTCGAGAAATTGACAAACCCAGACCAGTTCCTTTACCTACAGCCTTGGTAGTAAAAAATTGTTCAAATATTCGTTCTTTGACCTCAGGTGATATCCCTGCTCCATTATCTTTTATGGAGATAATAATATGAGTGTTATCCTTTACGGCTGTAGAAATATGAATCTTGCCTTGAAATTTTTTGCCTTCGTTCAAAATTTTACTAGCAGATTCATCGAAAGCATCTATGGCATTGGAAATAATATTCATAAATACTTGATTGAGTTGTCCGGGAAAGCAATCAACTAATGGTAAATTGCCATAGTTCTTAATAACTTCAACATCGAGACGATTTTTATGAATTTGTAGACGATACTTGAGGAGTACCAAGGTACTTTCAATACCTTCATGAATATTAAAGGAGGTTTTATGGAAAATATCGGATCTGGAAAAAATGCGTAGACTAGTACTGATTTTGTGAATGCGTTCTACACCCACATTCATGGATGAAATCATTTTTGGTATATCTACAATCATCCTTTCCAATTCTATGTCTTTAGCATCTTCGACAATTTCCTCAACTGGATGAGGATAAAATTGATGATAGAGTTTTAAATGGTACAAGAGGTCAGATATAAAATTATCCAGAAAGTCTAAACTAGTTCCTATAAAAGTAAGAGGATTATTAATCTCATGGGCAACACCAGCAACTAACTGACCGAGGGAAGAAATTTTTTCAAATTGTACTAGTTGGAGTTGAGATTCGTGTAATTCTTGCTGGGCTTGAGAAAGTTGTGCCGTACGTTCTTGTACTAGCTGCTCTAGTTCCGTATTATAAACTGCAAGTTGTCGCGTCAAAAAACACAGCTTTAAATGGATATTAATTCTAGCTATAACTTCTTCTGGTTGAAAAGGTTTGGTAATGTAATCTACTGCTCCGAGAGAAAGACCTTTGACCTTATCAATGGTTTCCGAAAGAGCGGTCATAAAAATTATGGGTATATCCTGAGTTATAGTATTTTCCTTAAGTTTTTGGCAGGTTTCAAACCCATCCATTCCCGGCATCATGACATCTAATAAAATCAGGTCGGGGTGAGCATATTCTGCTTGTTCAATCGCACTTTCACCATCAGTGGCAACTAAAATTTCCCATCCCAAGTTGGCAATGGCACTACATAGGACTTTCAGATTTGTGGGGTTATCATCAGCAACTAGGATAGTGGCATGTTCAGAGGAACTACTATTCATGGAATTTCATCCTGGAATGATTTAATAAATTCACGAATATTCTTGATTTGAAAGTTGTCTGCAAATTGACGAATTTCCGTAGTAAACGGTAGAAATTTTTCATCTAATTTCTCCAGTTCATCTAATAATATCTCTATACCTTGAATATTTCCTCTCATCGCAAAATCTAACAGTCTGTTCAGTTGTGCTGCTGGTGGGGGTATGAATTCTCTCTTGTCAACAGCAGATGCAGTATGGGGAGATATTTGCTCTTGGTTAGTGGTTTCTGAATAAATCCACTCCAGTTGTAAATATTTCTCGCTCAGCTTCAGCAGGTCGTCAATTTGTATTGGTTTGGCCAAAAAACCATTCGCTCCAGCTTGCAAGCTTCTGTAGCGGTCAACCTCAAAGACACTGGCAGAGGAAGCAATAATTGGCAGATTTTGCAGTAATGGTGAACTCCTAATTGCACGGATCATTTCCAAGCCATCCATCAGTGGCATTTTAATATCAGTGAAAATTAAGTCTGGGTGAATTTCCACTAATTTATCTAAAGCCTCTTTACCGTTGGTGGCTTCAAAGCATAAGAACCCTATCGATTCGAGTAGTTGGATGACAACGGCACGATTTTCCCATTGGTCATCGACAATGAGAACCTTTGGCTTTTTGTCTTTAATACCAATTATCTTTTTATCTTGGACAACGGTGGCTGTTTTTACCCAGTTGCTAGTCAGCAATAAGTCTATATCTACCCAAAATTTACTGCCCACGCCAGAAGTACTTTTGACTTGGATTTTACTTCCCATTAATTCAGCTAGTTTGCTGCTAATTGCTAAGCCTAAACCCGTTCCTTCTGTTCTTTTCTTTTTTTCGCACACCTGTTCAAAAGGCAAAAAAATCTTTTTTATTTGTTCCGGCGTCATCCCCACTCCGGTATCTTCGACTTGGAATCTCACACGAGTAATTGGGGATTGGGAAGATTCTTTGCCAGCCCCCAATAAAGAGTCCCCAGTCCCTATTACTTCTACTTTGAAAGTAACTTCTCCATTCTCAGTAAACTTAATGGCATTACCCAGTAAATTAATTAAGATTTGCCGCAAACGTTTTTCGTCAGCGCAAATTCCTTCCGGAAGCTGGGAATCGGCTTGGTAAGTAAAGGATATGCCTTTTTGAACAGCACGGATTCGACACATTTCCGCCACTGCTGTTAAGAAGGAAGGAAAATGAAAATCACTTTTGTATAGTTCTAGTTTGCGAGATTCGATTTTGGACAGGTCTAAAATATCGTTGATTAGGGTTAGTAGGTGGGAACCACACTGATGAATGATGTTAATGCCATCCAGTTCAGATTTCATCAGAGTTGGAGAACGTTGCAGGATTTGTGCGTACCCGAGAATACCGTTGAGGGGTGTACGCAACTCATGACTCATATTGGCGAGAAATTCGCTTTTGGCAAGGTTTGCAACATCAGCGGCGATTTTGGCTGCTTCTAATTCTTTGGTGCGCTGCTTGACTCTTTGCTCAAGAGTGCGAGAATATTCTTGTAGTTGCCTGTTGGCTCGTGCTAGTTGAAATTGTTTATAAAAGTTGGTAGTGACAATTGCACTGCCAATTAGAGCCAGCAAGGGCGAAAATGAAGGAATCCACCAACCGGCAAGAAATGCGAGATAGCCAGTACTTAAGATAATTGATATTGCAAATGTTATCCCAAGAATCAGCAATCCTCGAAATCGTTGCTGACGGTTGGAGTTGATATACAACAAGCGCCAAGTCAGACCGCTACTAATAAAAGACCAGCACACGATCCACAGCCACTCTGCATGATAAGACCAAATTCGCATCAGAGGCCGTCCATCGATTGCTGCACTTAACATTTGGCTGGTTAAATTGGCGTGAACCACCACCCCTGGCATCGGTACTCCACTATACAGTGTATTCTTGCTGTAGAGTGCTTTCTTGTTGTAGCCTACGTGAAAGGCATCATTGATGCTCTTGGCTGTGGTGCCAATCAAAACTATGCGATCGCGTATCAGTTCCGGGTCTACAGAACCATTTAACACTTCCCCCAAAGTAACGATATCAAAGCGATCCTGAAAGCCCCGGTAGTTGAGTAAAATTTGATATCCTCCGATATCTGCTCTTTGATAATTAAATTCCTTGCCATTGAGGGGTGTAAATACTGCTTTACCCAACTGTAGAGCATCCCCAGTGTGATCTAGGGTTTTTAAGGAAATGCCTTTATTTTCTAGATAAATCAAGCTCAAGCGGGCCGCTAATCCCAAAAAAATTTCACCTTTGTTATTACCAGCAGACAGCAAGCCCCGTCGTACTTTGCCATCTGTATCCTCAACCAAATCTACAAGAGCTACTTGGTCTTTTTGCAACAGGGTAGGAGGTGGAGGCACATGTTTTCCCGCCAGTTTCATGACACCAATTAAGTTCGGTGTAGACTTCATCACCGCAACTAATTTCTCATGACCTGGTTCTACGGGCAAATTGCGATAAATATTTAAGCCAATGACTGCTGGTTTTTGTGCTTTGAGCTTGATAAGCAAATCAGCTAAGACACCATCAGGAATCGGCCACTTATTAACTTGGGAGATGTCTTTTTCATCAATCGCGACGATGAGAATGCGCTTTTCGCGTGGTTCTAAGGGACGCAGATTATAAAATTGCTCCAGGGTTTGCCACTCCAGTAGTTGGAACAATCCAGCCATCTCCCCAGCAATCACACAAAGCGCCACACTAGGAGCTGTAATCAGTAT
It encodes:
- a CDS encoding CHASE2 domain-containing protein encodes the protein MRFNWKTLLRRVSPLWKSILIRRVIKAQWRYILITAPSVALCVIAGEMAGLFQLLEWQTLEQFYNLRPLEPREKRILIVAIDEKDISQVNKWPIPDGVLADLLIKLKAQKPAVIGLNIYRNLPVEPGHEKLVAVMKSTPNLIGVMKLAGKHVPPPPTLLQKDQVALVDLVEDTDGKVRRGLLSAGNNKGEIFLGLAARLSLIYLENKGISLKTLDHTGDALQLGKAVFTPLNGKEFNYQRADIGGYQILLNYRGFQDRFDIVTLGEVLNGSVDPELIRDRIVLIGTTAKSINDAFHVGYNKKALYSKNTLYSGVPMPGVVVHANLTSQMLSAAIDGRPLMRIWSYHAEWLWIVCWSFISSGLTWRLLYINSNRQQRFRGLLILGITFAISIILSTGYLAFLAGWWIPSFSPLLALIGSAIVTTNFYKQFQLARANRQLQEYSRTLEQRVKQRTKELEAAKIAADVANLAKSEFLANMSHELRTPLNGILGYAQILQRSPTLMKSELDGINIIHQCGSHLLTLINDILDLSKIESRKLELYKSDFHFPSFLTAVAEMCRIRAVQKGISFTYQADSQLPEGICADEKRLRQILINLLGNAIKFTENGEVTFKVEVIGTGDSLLGAGKESSQSPITRVRFQVEDTGVGMTPEQIKKIFLPFEQVCEKKKRTEGTGLGLAISSKLAELMGSKIQVKSTSGVGSKFWVDIDLLLTSNWVKTATVVQDKKIIGIKDKKPKVLIVDDQWENRAVVIQLLESIGFLCFEATNGKEALDKLVEIHPDLIFTDIKMPLMDGLEMIRAIRSSPLLQNLPIIASSASVFEVDRYRSLQAGANGFLAKPIQIDDLLKLSEKYLQLEWIYSETTNQEQISPHTASAVDKREFIPPPAAQLNRLLDFAMRGNIQGIEILLDELEKLDEKFLPFTTEIRQFADNFQIKNIREFIKSFQDEIP
- a CDS encoding hybrid sensor histidine kinase/response regulator; its protein translation is MNSSSSEHATILVADDNPTNLKVLCSAIANLGWEILVATDGESAIEQAEYAHPDLILLDVMMPGMDGFETCQKLKENTITQDIPIIFMTALSETIDKVKGLSLGAVDYITKPFQPEEVIARINIHLKLCFLTRQLAVYNTELEQLVQERTAQLSQAQQELHESQLQLVQFEKISSLGQLVAGVAHEINNPLTFIGTSLDFLDNFISDLLYHLKLYHQFYPHPVEEIVEDAKDIELERMIVDIPKMISSMNVGVERIHKISTSLRIFSRSDIFHKTSFNIHEGIESTLVLLKYRLQIHKNRLDVEVIKNYGNLPLVDCFPGQLNQVFMNIISNAIDAFDESASKILNEGKKFQGKIHISTAVKDNTHIIISIKDNGAGISPEVKERIFEQFFTTKAVGKGTGLGLSISRQIVEKQHKGKLSCFSKVGEGTEFVIEIPIK
- a CDS encoding CHAT domain-containing protein, translated to MRKYRHLTRFVNISSCWGLMIFLLPISNFPVLAQTDLGLRLKTEKAVADNGKSQVKDGKSRLDEGRTLLEAGRFAEAAKVWQEAAAVFQRQGDIINQAWSLSYVSLAYQKLGEWQKAEKAISNSLNLLQQDRENTGILAVALNTQGNLELAQGKAEDALKTWQQAERTYAKAGDRVGEIGSQINQSQALRSLGFYRRAQKLLTTVNNKLQSQPDSLLKAQALQSLGVALQVVGDLQKSQEVLKQSLVISDRLKSSADTSSILFSLGNTARDLQQTQAALDYYQQAAAKATNPRVQVEAQLNQLSLYAETSQWEQAKSLLAPIKSQLDNLPPSRASVYAAVNFARSLSRLAKQDGRESARSQEAARILARGVKQAETLGDMRAKANALTQLGELYLQTQQLDPALKLTQQAQQIAEEINANSIAYQAYWQMGRIHKIQGDTEAAIAAYKLSVDALKTLRSDLVAINRDVQFSFQESVEPVYREFVELLLQSNPSQENLKQARETIEVLQLAELDNFFREACLEAKPQLIEQIDPTKTTAVIYPIILPDRLEVIVSIPGKSLSSYKISLPKADIENSIQKMRQSLNPAYSNEERLRLYQQLYEWLIRPAEPQLANSGVKTLAFVLDGSLRNLPMSVLHDGKQYLVEKYSVALSPGMQLLQARSLKQDNLKVITAGLSEARPGFKALPAVHLEVKKIASAVKSQQLLNEKFTRANLRKTIQSKPFSILHLATHGQFSSQSDDTFILAWDQKINVKELGELIKSREEDEASPIELLVLSACQTAKGDNRAVLGLAGVAVHSRARSTLATLWAVKDESTAKFMGEFYKQLSQPGTSKAEALRKAQMAFLQDANFSHPYYWAPFVLIGNWL